In a genomic window of Akkermansia massiliensis:
- a CDS encoding zinc ribbon domain-containing protein yields the protein MNTPFCQSCGMPLGSREDCGTNHDGTSSEEYCHYCFQDGAFTSECTMEQMIEHCARFVEEFNKENGSSYTKEEAIAQMTLFFPTLKRWKKQ from the coding sequence ATGAATACTCCATTCTGCCAAAGCTGCGGCATGCCTCTGGGAAGCAGGGAAGACTGCGGCACCAACCATGACGGAACCTCCAGTGAGGAATATTGCCATTATTGCTTTCAGGACGGCGCATTTACGTCAGAATGCACCATGGAGCAGATGATTGAACATTGCGCCCGGTTTGTGGAGGAATTCAACAAGGAGAATGGTTCCTCCTACACGAAAGAGGAAGCCATTGCCCAAATGACCCTGTTTTTTCCCACGCTGAAACGCTGGAAAAAACAATAG
- a CDS encoding response regulator transcription factor: MHRYRILVVEDDHAIRNGLADALAVSGYDVLSARDGYEAMEMIHAEEYDLALLDVVLPGANGFELLKRIREDRSTVPVLMLTAKGAEADKVKGLKLGADDYVVKPFSLLEVLARIEAVLRRSPERPSAVNRVMLPEGHLDFAARALVLGEERVVLTTKEFDLARHLAANAGRIITREEILARVWKMDPRLVETRSIDTTIARLREKMGKRNSAVIRTLRGRGYVWEDGA; the protein is encoded by the coding sequence ATGCACCGCTACCGCATTCTGGTCGTAGAAGACGATCATGCCATTAGAAACGGCCTGGCGGACGCCCTGGCGGTGTCCGGCTATGACGTTTTGTCCGCCAGGGACGGTTATGAGGCCATGGAGATGATTCATGCAGAGGAGTATGACCTGGCCCTGCTGGATGTAGTCCTGCCCGGAGCGAACGGTTTTGAACTGCTGAAACGCATCAGGGAAGACCGCTCCACCGTTCCGGTGCTGATGCTCACCGCCAAGGGCGCGGAGGCGGACAAGGTGAAGGGGCTGAAGCTGGGGGCGGACGATTATGTGGTGAAGCCCTTCAGCCTGCTGGAAGTGCTGGCCAGGATAGAGGCCGTGCTGAGGCGGTCCCCGGAAAGGCCTAGCGCCGTCAACCGCGTCATGCTGCCGGAGGGGCATCTGGATTTTGCCGCCCGCGCCCTGGTTCTGGGGGAGGAGCGGGTGGTGCTGACCACCAAGGAATTTGACCTGGCGCGCCATCTGGCGGCCAATGCCGGAAGAATCATCACCCGTGAGGAAATCCTGGCGAGGGTCTGGAAGATGGACCCCCGGCTGGTGGAAACGCGGAGCATTGACACCACGATCGCCCGCCTGCGGGAAAAAATGGGGAAAAGGAACTCCGCCGTCATCCGCACCCTGAGAGGGCGGGGATATGTTTGGGAGGACGGAGCATGA
- a CDS encoding vWA domain-containing protein has translation MNRIIACTALGLLGAGSFCAQAEPTPVPTDGKPVPEGKARYSVTPGPEGEKQDAKTGTVLVTVKSVDAEKSASAVTVTTTGNGVVLTKAVNAGPEKAMGARNAAYSVTTVKGTAPGEMEIRVTPRAEGASSGISAVPPQKGVFITRKAASLPGGSGKEGIFRIKPSAVEPVREAAYSIKTEGSGSEKLTISVAPGLEKTSSGGAAVPAKGDVVVTRAVVTGNVKGVKDAAYSVTVADRTAPGEAEISVTPKQEEASSGTPAAPVQGAAEKDDRAVVQIALLLDTSSSMNGLIDQARTYLWKIVNDMTLARQNGKLPDIQLALYEYGNDGLSSRDAWIRRVLPFTDDLDKVSEELFKLKTYGGTECCGAVIDRAVKELKWNTDDPHALKLVFIAGNEPFNQGSVPYAEAIARGLERGITVNTIHCGNAGDSDTRLWKDGAKKGDGSFLNIDHNAAPPDPETPFDGELAKLSSSLNATYLAYGSPEVQAERLSKQERQDTLALKLSPAAAVGRASAKANKAAYSNTSWDLVDFYDRNGVQALGDLGTAGQLPKELEGKTAEEVEAIVKKKAEERGALQKKVKELDARRNEWLAKWKQQSASRDAKPNTLEDAIIQAVRQQASKKQFSFVEENETEGKDSPMNDRVKK, from the coding sequence ATGAACCGTATCATCGCATGTACTGCATTAGGGTTGCTGGGCGCAGGATCATTCTGCGCCCAGGCCGAACCCACTCCCGTTCCAACGGACGGCAAGCCTGTTCCGGAAGGAAAGGCCAGATACTCCGTCACTCCGGGACCGGAGGGGGAAAAACAGGACGCTAAAACCGGAACCGTCCTGGTTACGGTGAAAAGCGTGGACGCGGAAAAATCCGCATCAGCCGTGACCGTGACCACCACCGGAAACGGGGTTGTCCTGACGAAGGCCGTGAACGCCGGTCCGGAGAAAGCCATGGGAGCGCGGAATGCCGCCTATTCCGTCACTACGGTGAAAGGAACCGCTCCGGGGGAAATGGAAATCCGTGTGACGCCGCGTGCGGAGGGAGCTTCTTCCGGAATTTCAGCCGTTCCGCCGCAGAAAGGGGTGTTCATCACCAGGAAGGCGGCAAGCCTTCCCGGCGGTTCCGGGAAGGAAGGTATTTTCCGTATCAAGCCAAGCGCGGTTGAACCGGTCAGGGAAGCGGCCTATTCCATCAAAACGGAAGGGAGCGGCTCCGAAAAGCTGACCATAAGCGTGGCTCCCGGTCTGGAAAAAACTTCTTCCGGAGGGGCGGCCGTTCCTGCAAAAGGGGATGTGGTCGTTACCCGGGCTGTCGTGACGGGGAATGTCAAAGGGGTGAAAGACGCCGCCTATTCCGTCACTGTTGCGGACAGAACGGCTCCCGGAGAGGCGGAGATCAGCGTAACGCCGAAGCAGGAGGAGGCTTCCTCCGGAACTCCTGCGGCTCCCGTCCAGGGCGCCGCGGAAAAAGATGACCGCGCCGTCGTTCAGATTGCCCTGTTGCTGGATACCTCCAGCAGCATGAACGGCCTCATCGACCAGGCGCGCACTTATTTGTGGAAGATTGTCAATGACATGACGCTGGCGCGCCAGAACGGCAAATTGCCCGATATCCAGCTTGCCCTGTATGAGTATGGAAACGACGGGCTGTCCTCCAGGGACGCCTGGATACGCCGGGTGCTTCCGTTCACGGATGACCTGGACAAGGTCTCCGAGGAATTGTTCAAGCTGAAAACCTACGGCGGCACGGAATGCTGCGGAGCCGTCATTGACCGGGCCGTGAAGGAGTTAAAATGGAATACGGATGATCCCCATGCGCTGAAGCTGGTCTTCATCGCCGGCAATGAACCCTTCAACCAGGGCAGCGTGCCGTATGCGGAAGCGATTGCGCGCGGGCTGGAGAGGGGCATTACCGTCAATACCATTCATTGCGGCAATGCCGGAGACTCGGATACGCGCCTGTGGAAGGACGGAGCTAAAAAGGGGGACGGCAGCTTTCTCAACATTGACCACAACGCGGCTCCCCCGGACCCGGAAACGCCCTTTGACGGAGAACTTGCCAAGTTGAGTTCCTCCCTGAATGCGACTTACCTGGCTTACGGTTCACCGGAAGTTCAGGCTGAAAGGCTGAGCAAGCAGGAACGCCAGGATACGCTGGCGCTGAAACTGTCGCCTGCGGCTGCCGTAGGGCGGGCCAGCGCCAAGGCGAACAAGGCGGCGTACTCCAATACTTCATGGGACCTGGTGGATTTTTATGACCGGAACGGAGTCCAGGCGCTGGGAGATTTGGGGACTGCCGGGCAGCTCCCCAAGGAACTGGAAGGTAAAACCGCGGAGGAAGTGGAAGCCATCGTGAAAAAGAAGGCGGAGGAGCGCGGAGCCCTGCAGAAGAAGGTAAAGGAGCTGGACGCCCGGCGCAATGAATGGCTGGCCAAATGGAAGCAGCAGAGCGCTTCCAGGGACGCCAAACCGAACACCCTGGAGGACGCCATTATCCAGGCTGTCCGGCAGCAGGCCTCCAAAAAGCAGTTTTCCTTTGTTGAAGAGAACGAAACGGAAGGAAAAGATTCCCCTATGAATGATAGAGTGAAGAAATGA
- the aroA gene encoding 3-phosphoshikimate 1-carboxyvinyltransferase, giving the protein MNLRSHSISSLQGVLTVPGDKSISHRAAILGGLAKGVTEVDNFLCSEDCLNTLRAMEQLGAKVEVLEEREGYGPVRFRITGVAMKPAAPERPIDCGNSGTGMRLLAGMLAACPFDSEMFGDASLSSRPMGRIMQPLEQMGARIEARGAKPGCAPLFIHGGRVRPISYTLPMASAQVKSAILLAAMFADGATTVHQPAVTRDHTERLFRHFSVPCTVDGLAVSTQGPALPAAHDLTVPADISSAAFWMVAAASRPGSRLTLRQVGLNNTRNAVISALKRMGVRMDIVTTSPEDAGEPYGDITVYGSDSLHGTSLLPEEIPNLIDEIPILAVAGALGQGDFIVRNARELRVKETDRIATTAANLRLMGVDVEEFDDGMVVHGGAPLKGAELPSYGDHRIAMSFLVAGFSAQGDTVLADAECINTSYPGFERDLAQFL; this is encoded by the coding sequence ATGAACCTTCGCTCCCATTCCATTTCTTCCCTGCAAGGGGTACTGACCGTACCCGGAGACAAAAGCATTTCCCACCGCGCCGCCATCCTGGGCGGCCTGGCGAAGGGAGTGACGGAAGTGGATAATTTCCTGTGCAGTGAAGACTGCCTGAATACCCTGCGCGCCATGGAGCAGTTGGGGGCCAAGGTGGAAGTGCTGGAAGAACGGGAGGGGTATGGCCCCGTCCGCTTCCGCATAACGGGCGTCGCCATGAAGCCCGCGGCTCCGGAACGGCCCATCGACTGCGGCAATTCCGGCACGGGCATGAGGCTGCTGGCCGGCATGCTGGCTGCCTGCCCCTTTGATTCGGAAATGTTCGGGGACGCCTCCCTGAGTTCCCGCCCCATGGGCCGCATCATGCAGCCTCTGGAACAGATGGGCGCTCGGATTGAAGCCCGCGGCGCCAAGCCGGGCTGCGCTCCGCTGTTTATCCACGGCGGCCGGGTGCGCCCCATTTCCTACACGCTTCCCATGGCGAGCGCCCAGGTGAAGAGCGCCATCCTGCTGGCCGCCATGTTTGCCGACGGCGCCACCACCGTGCATCAGCCCGCCGTCACCCGCGACCACACGGAGCGCCTGTTCCGCCATTTCAGCGTGCCCTGCACGGTAGACGGCCTCGCCGTCAGTACCCAGGGTCCGGCGCTCCCAGCCGCCCATGACCTGACGGTTCCCGCAGACATCTCTTCCGCCGCCTTCTGGATGGTGGCCGCCGCCAGCCGTCCCGGCTCCCGCCTGACGCTGCGCCAGGTGGGCCTGAACAACACGCGGAACGCCGTCATCAGCGCACTGAAACGGATGGGGGTGCGGATGGACATTGTGACCACTTCTCCGGAGGATGCGGGCGAACCGTACGGGGATATTACCGTGTACGGTTCGGATTCCCTGCACGGCACCAGCCTGCTTCCGGAAGAAATCCCCAACCTGATTGATGAAATCCCCATCCTGGCCGTGGCCGGAGCCCTGGGCCAGGGAGACTTCATCGTCCGCAACGCCCGCGAACTGCGCGTCAAGGAAACGGACCGCATCGCCACCACGGCGGCCAATCTCCGGCTCATGGGGGTGGACGTGGAGGAATTTGACGACGGAATGGTCGTCCACGGAGGCGCTCCCCTGAAAGGCGCGGAATTGCCCAGCTACGGAGACCACCGCATCGCCATGAGCTTCCTGGTGGCCGGATTCAGCGCACAGGGAGATACCGTGCTGGCGGATGCGGAATGCATCAATACCTCCTATCCCGGCTTTGAACGGGATCTGGCGCAGTTCCTGTAA
- a CDS encoding sensor histidine kinase translates to MSSRFSFHLLLWSCLLILLGVMGWLSHSMLDAEKRRLAETHQIRLVEQSRLALWRMDSLLASMIAGENNRSPGEYFQGNALAEVRKEEGAMPDLSGFAKLYFQIDPRGNVSSPQKDRERLEYVLQLGRSGWGSRVVDAMKNLPRPASISAGNAVQPETAPPAEEAVQVTSVAIMDGREQQKNGLQQELAVESRKAFQQGMEDYNMRKNLSNSQQEYNVSVKVKKKAMEPPRRAKKEIADSGRLVVSGEVNGMESPEGEGDCLDVAGSLKRTGKKLESGAGDIAALLDMGAAALTLDGKMVQFEVHEQKANPVPVKESLAEMSVTRRDGFAKTPESYREFSISSLQPRWQQGKECFLTRRISDHGQVWVQGIWLDWGKLSAYLLESVADILPEATLSPADGREESYLTLAGIPAMLNPGNLPSMPANSLRTVWNSMAMAWFCGLLALCGVIGFMIGLIRLSERRAVFVSAVTHELRTPLTTFNMYTEMLSSGLVPKGREMAYVDILKNEAGRLTHLVDNVLSYARVEKNSVSLQPEKIPVTDLASAVIARISPRLAAAGMDSQLYVAPELQAEAVTADMTAVEQIVYNLADNAAKYACFDGSVLKVELAREKRFLVIRVEDEGKGISDSLKGKLFRPFSRSAEEAAGKQPGVGLGLALSRELARSMGGDLCLEESSHGCRFALRIPLSRA, encoded by the coding sequence ATGAGCAGCCGTTTTTCCTTCCATTTGCTGTTGTGGTCCTGCCTGCTGATTCTGCTGGGGGTGATGGGATGGCTCAGCCATTCCATGCTGGATGCGGAGAAGCGCAGGCTGGCGGAAACGCACCAGATCCGCCTGGTGGAGCAGAGCCGCCTGGCCCTGTGGCGCATGGATTCCCTGCTGGCCTCCATGATCGCAGGGGAGAACAACCGTTCTCCCGGAGAATATTTCCAGGGGAACGCGCTGGCGGAAGTCCGCAAGGAGGAAGGTGCGATGCCGGATTTGTCCGGCTTTGCCAAGCTGTATTTCCAGATAGACCCGCGGGGAAACGTTTCCTCTCCCCAGAAGGACAGGGAACGGCTGGAATATGTCCTGCAACTGGGAAGATCCGGCTGGGGCAGCCGTGTGGTGGATGCCATGAAGAATTTGCCGAGGCCTGCCTCCATCTCCGCGGGGAATGCCGTGCAGCCGGAGACCGCCCCCCCTGCGGAAGAAGCGGTACAGGTGACTTCCGTCGCCATCATGGATGGAAGGGAGCAGCAGAAGAACGGCTTGCAGCAGGAGCTGGCAGTGGAAAGCAGGAAGGCTTTCCAGCAGGGAATGGAAGACTACAACATGCGTAAAAACCTTTCCAACAGCCAGCAGGAGTACAATGTCAGCGTCAAGGTGAAAAAGAAAGCCATGGAGCCTCCCCGGCGGGCAAAGAAGGAGATTGCGGATTCGGGACGGCTGGTCGTTTCAGGGGAGGTGAATGGCATGGAAAGTCCGGAAGGGGAAGGGGATTGCCTGGATGTGGCTGGTTCCTTGAAAAGGACCGGGAAAAAATTGGAAAGCGGGGCCGGCGATATTGCGGCTCTCCTGGATATGGGTGCCGCGGCATTGACTCTGGACGGGAAGATGGTCCAGTTTGAGGTTCATGAACAAAAGGCGAATCCGGTTCCGGTAAAGGAAAGCCTGGCGGAAATGTCCGTCACCCGCCGTGACGGGTTCGCCAAAACTCCGGAAAGTTACAGGGAGTTCTCCATTTCCTCCCTCCAGCCCAGATGGCAGCAGGGGAAGGAATGTTTCCTGACGCGCCGCATCTCGGACCACGGCCAGGTATGGGTGCAGGGAATCTGGCTGGACTGGGGCAAGTTATCCGCCTACCTGCTGGAGTCCGTAGCCGATATTTTGCCGGAGGCCACCCTGTCTCCCGCCGACGGGCGGGAGGAAAGCTATCTGACCCTGGCCGGAATTCCCGCCATGCTGAATCCGGGCAATCTTCCCTCCATGCCCGCCAATTCCCTGCGGACGGTCTGGAATTCCATGGCGATGGCGTGGTTTTGCGGGCTTCTGGCCCTGTGCGGGGTCATTGGCTTCATGATCGGCCTCATCCGCCTGAGCGAACGCCGCGCCGTATTCGTTTCCGCCGTGACGCATGAACTAAGGACGCCTCTGACTACGTTCAACATGTACACGGAAATGCTTTCTTCCGGACTGGTTCCCAAGGGCAGGGAAATGGCCTATGTGGATATTCTGAAAAATGAGGCGGGCAGGCTGACGCACCTGGTGGACAACGTATTGAGCTACGCGCGGGTGGAGAAAAATTCGGTCTCCCTCCAGCCGGAAAAAATTCCGGTGACGGACCTCGCCTCCGCCGTCATTGCCCGCATCTCCCCCCGGCTGGCCGCCGCGGGCATGGACTCCCAGCTTTACGTGGCTCCGGAGCTGCAAGCGGAGGCCGTGACTGCGGACATGACCGCCGTGGAGCAGATCGTGTACAATCTGGCGGACAACGCCGCCAAATACGCATGTTTTGACGGCAGCGTCCTGAAGGTGGAACTGGCACGGGAAAAGCGTTTTCTGGTCATCCGTGTGGAGGATGAAGGGAAAGGCATTTCCGATTCCCTGAAAGGGAAGCTGTTCCGTCCCTTTTCCAGATCCGCGGAGGAGGCCGCCGGAAAACAGCCGGGCGTGGGGCTGGGGCTGGCTTTATCCCGGGAACTGGCGAGAAGCATGGGCGGAGACTTGTGCCTGGAAGAAAGTTCCCACGGATGCCGCTTTGCCCTCAGGATTCCCCTTTCCAGGGCATGA
- a CDS encoding VWA domain-containing protein yields the protein MNITWCLIAVWAGIAGLAHSQEIRDELGARNIILPQRRVILPADRTVRQPVTMEKVNARILVNGRSAVTTLELDVRNNGSSPAEAELLLPVPEGVVVKGFYYGDGKAEWKASLMPADEARRLYDRIVARRKDPALLEFAGFGAIRSSVFPVPPRSSVKLGIVYEQLLTPVEGRLDYVLPRTEALSGDAPWTVRVELASGKDGPGNLFTPSHQMERHQLENGTVVLTLAEERMNPGPFRLSWLEARGKKGEASSGPEASVYASPDASGGKNGYFLAMVGKDVRPGEHSILREVTLVLDRSGSMRGNKLASVKEAAKQIVSGLNPGERFNIITYNEGVNLFEAAPVEKNGASEKAAHAWLDAVVARGGTNMHEALAAALSQPSHEGMLPVVLFLTDGLPTIGRTSEKSIAALAGEGNRAERRIFTIGVGEDVNAPLLRRMAEISGGLPCYILSGENLEVKLSQVFRQLYGPVFRKVRYTVCSPDGREQPGRVQDAIPSGVLPDIYSGNPAVLAGRYIGTEPFLIKGTCLDRDNREQVFAITVDPQRIASMKDDFVARLWAARKIGSLETALMDMGGSSPGTEALRSNSKTAELVEEIMRLSRDFGIMSSAASFFADDGSSGPWRRDHASMGSRGNLEGKVMEELREGLGAIALQENAVAKKRELTLNKYNIQMDREGRAVAFDNTAQIAQNGYFNRNGVWMESTVLAMSDAGRAVKTVQVGTPEYADVANRLIQSNRQGLLALDGSVMILLDGETVLMQNSFP from the coding sequence ATGAACATCACGTGGTGCCTGATAGCCGTATGGGCGGGAATAGCCGGACTGGCGCATTCCCAGGAAATCCGCGACGAGCTGGGCGCCCGGAATATCATTCTGCCGCAGAGGCGCGTGATTCTTCCGGCGGACCGGACGGTCCGGCAGCCGGTCACGATGGAAAAGGTGAATGCCCGCATCCTGGTGAATGGACGCTCCGCCGTGACCACCCTGGAGCTGGATGTGCGGAATAACGGTTCTTCCCCCGCGGAGGCTGAGCTGCTGCTGCCCGTTCCGGAGGGCGTGGTGGTGAAAGGTTTTTATTATGGGGACGGAAAAGCGGAGTGGAAGGCCTCCCTGATGCCAGCGGACGAGGCGCGGCGCCTGTATGACCGCATTGTGGCGCGCAGAAAGGATCCGGCCCTGCTGGAATTTGCGGGGTTCGGGGCCATCCGGTCCAGCGTGTTTCCGGTTCCGCCCAGGTCTTCCGTAAAGCTGGGGATTGTTTACGAACAACTGCTGACCCCTGTGGAGGGGCGTCTGGATTACGTGCTCCCCAGAACGGAAGCTCTTTCCGGGGATGCTCCGTGGACGGTGAGGGTGGAGCTCGCTTCCGGAAAGGACGGTCCGGGCAACCTCTTCACTCCCTCCCATCAGATGGAGCGCCATCAGCTGGAGAATGGAACCGTGGTTCTGACCCTGGCGGAGGAAAGGATGAACCCGGGCCCTTTCCGCCTGTCATGGCTGGAGGCGCGCGGGAAGAAAGGGGAAGCTTCTTCCGGGCCGGAAGCCAGCGTTTACGCCTCTCCTGACGCCTCCGGCGGGAAAAACGGCTATTTTCTGGCGATGGTGGGCAAGGATGTCCGCCCCGGTGAACACTCCATTCTCCGGGAAGTCACGCTGGTGCTGGACAGGTCCGGGAGCATGCGCGGGAACAAGCTCGCCAGCGTGAAGGAGGCGGCCAAGCAGATCGTTTCCGGCCTGAATCCCGGAGAAAGGTTCAATATCATCACTTATAATGAAGGCGTCAATTTATTTGAAGCGGCCCCGGTGGAAAAAAATGGCGCGTCGGAAAAAGCGGCCCATGCATGGCTGGATGCCGTCGTGGCGCGTGGGGGCACCAACATGCACGAGGCGCTGGCCGCCGCCTTGAGCCAGCCTTCCCACGAGGGGATGCTCCCCGTGGTGCTTTTCCTGACGGACGGCCTTCCCACGATCGGCCGCACTTCGGAAAAATCCATTGCGGCCCTGGCGGGGGAAGGAAACAGGGCGGAAAGGCGCATTTTCACCATCGGGGTGGGGGAGGACGTCAACGCCCCCCTGCTGAGGCGCATGGCGGAGATTTCCGGGGGGCTACCGTGCTACATCCTTTCCGGGGAGAATCTGGAGGTCAAGCTCTCGCAGGTATTCCGGCAGTTATACGGCCCCGTCTTCCGGAAGGTGCGCTATACCGTCTGCTCCCCGGACGGCAGGGAACAGCCGGGAAGGGTGCAGGACGCCATACCCTCCGGGGTTCTTCCGGACATTTATTCCGGCAATCCCGCCGTTCTGGCCGGGAGGTACATAGGGACGGAACCTTTCCTGATTAAGGGTACCTGCCTGGACCGGGATAACAGGGAGCAGGTTTTTGCCATTACCGTGGATCCGCAGCGCATCGCCAGCATGAAGGATGATTTTGTAGCCCGGCTGTGGGCCGCGCGCAAGATAGGCAGTCTGGAAACCGCTCTGATGGATATGGGCGGCAGCTCCCCCGGCACGGAAGCGCTGAGGTCCAATTCCAAAACGGCGGAATTGGTGGAGGAAATCATGCGGCTTTCACGGGACTTCGGGATCATGAGCTCGGCAGCCTCCTTTTTTGCCGATGACGGCAGTTCCGGCCCATGGCGGCGGGATCATGCCTCCATGGGGAGCAGGGGGAACCTGGAGGGGAAGGTGATGGAGGAATTGCGCGAAGGGCTGGGCGCCATTGCCCTGCAGGAAAATGCCGTAGCCAAGAAGCGGGAACTGACCCTCAACAAGTACAACATCCAGATGGACCGGGAGGGCCGTGCCGTGGCCTTTGACAATACGGCCCAGATTGCCCAGAACGGATATTTCAACAGAAATGGAGTCTGGATGGAAAGCACGGTTCTTGCCATGTCGGACGCGGGCCGCGCCGTGAAGACGGTCCAGGTGGGCACGCCGGAATATGCCGACGTGGCGAACAGGCTCATTCAGTCCAACCGCCAGGGGCTGTTGGCTCTGGATGGCTCCGTCATGATTCTCCTGGATGGAGAAACCGTACTGATGCAAAACAGTTTTCCATAA
- a CDS encoding YkgJ family cysteine cluster protein — MAESGKAVRYECTRCGACCRWAGDVCIEEDEVREISRFLHMDEQAFIDECCRLRANRRGLSIRDAEDGACMMLAEGGCRINPVKPRQCRDFPNKWNFPGWRDLCRAREVEKE, encoded by the coding sequence ATGGCGGAAAGCGGAAAGGCGGTGCGGTATGAATGCACTAGGTGCGGCGCATGCTGCCGCTGGGCCGGAGACGTGTGCATTGAGGAGGATGAAGTCCGGGAAATCTCCCGTTTCCTCCACATGGACGAGCAGGCCTTCATTGACGAATGCTGCCGCCTGAGGGCCAACCGGCGCGGATTGTCCATCCGGGATGCGGAGGACGGCGCCTGCATGATGCTGGCGGAAGGCGGCTGCCGGATCAATCCCGTCAAACCGCGCCAGTGCCGGGACTTCCCCAACAAATGGAACTTCCCCGGCTGGCGGGACTTGTGCCGTGCCAGGGAAGTGGAAAAGGAATAA
- the murA gene encoding UDP-N-acetylglucosamine 1-carboxyvinyltransferase — MEKLVVHGGFTLRGAVNISGSKNASLPILAASLLTDEPVVVRRVPDVSDTNFMVQIMGQLGASVERSSGNVRVEARNLHSEAAYEQVRKMRASICLMGPLMARMQRCVIPLPGGCVIGDRPVDLHIRAIQALGAQVQIERGNLVIEAPRGLKGATIDLRGDHGPTVLGTDNLMMAAVLAEGTTVIESAASEPEVVDLANFLIKMGAHIQGAGTRRIVIEGVEKLRGCNHTVIPDRIEAGTFMVAAAMMGDGVTLRRVCEEHMTVVTDLLRKCGHHVEFNERGDTVTIIAGNTPKCGEIKTAPYPGYPTDMQAQMTALFATTPGISVVKDTIFPQRFMHCSELKRMGADIKVDNGTAVISGVESLSGAPVMASDLRASAALVLAALKAEGTTEIHRLYHIDRGYEMIDEKLLAIGAAVERQPDDDN, encoded by the coding sequence ATGGAGAAGCTTGTTGTACACGGAGGTTTTACGCTGAGGGGAGCCGTCAATATCAGCGGGTCCAAAAATGCGTCCCTGCCCATTCTGGCCGCATCCCTGCTGACGGATGAGCCTGTGGTGGTGCGCCGTGTGCCGGATGTCTCCGATACCAATTTCATGGTCCAGATCATGGGCCAGCTGGGCGCCTCCGTGGAGAGGTCCAGCGGCAACGTGCGCGTGGAGGCCAGGAACCTGCATTCCGAAGCCGCCTATGAACAGGTGCGCAAGATGCGCGCCTCCATCTGCCTGATGGGCCCCCTGATGGCCCGCATGCAGCGGTGCGTGATTCCGCTGCCGGGCGGCTGCGTGATCGGCGACCGTCCCGTGGACCTGCACATCCGGGCCATTCAGGCTCTGGGCGCCCAGGTGCAGATTGAACGCGGCAACCTGGTTATCGAAGCGCCCCGGGGGTTGAAGGGAGCCACCATAGATTTGAGGGGCGATCACGGCCCCACCGTTCTGGGAACGGACAACCTGATGATGGCCGCCGTGCTGGCGGAAGGAACCACCGTCATTGAATCCGCCGCATCCGAGCCGGAAGTGGTGGACTTGGCGAACTTCCTGATCAAGATGGGCGCCCATATCCAGGGCGCCGGAACGCGCCGGATCGTCATTGAAGGGGTTGAAAAACTCCGCGGCTGCAACCATACCGTCATTCCGGACCGCATTGAGGCCGGCACCTTCATGGTGGCCGCGGCCATGATGGGGGACGGCGTAACCCTGCGGCGCGTCTGTGAGGAGCACATGACCGTGGTGACGGACCTGCTCCGGAAATGCGGCCACCACGTGGAATTCAACGAACGGGGGGACACGGTCACCATCATTGCCGGGAATACGCCCAAATGCGGGGAAATCAAGACGGCCCCCTATCCCGGCTATCCCACGGACATGCAGGCCCAGATGACGGCCCTCTTTGCCACCACGCCGGGCATCTCCGTGGTGAAGGATACCATTTTTCCGCAGCGCTTCATGCACTGCTCCGAGCTCAAGCGCATGGGCGCGGATATCAAGGTGGACAACGGCACCGCCGTCATCTCCGGCGTGGAAAGCCTGAGCGGCGCGCCCGTCATGGCGTCCGATCTGCGCGCATCCGCCGCGCTGGTGCTGGCCGCCCTGAAGGCGGAAGGCACCACGGAAATCCACCGCCTGTACCACATTGACCGGGGCTATGAAATGATTGACGAAAAGCTCCTGGCGATCGGAGCCGCGGTGGAAAGACAGCCGGATGACGACAATTAA